DNA sequence from the Callospermophilus lateralis isolate mCalLat2 chromosome 2, mCalLat2.hap1, whole genome shotgun sequence genome:
CGCAGGGTACCTGGTGTGACAGGCCGCCCGCTGGTCTGCAGAGCCTCCCAGGCTGCCTGCAGGCCCTGTACATCACCTGAGTTGGGGGTATAGCCCTGCCCATAGGCTGCAATCCAGCCCACAGGTTCAGAGTTGGGTGAACCGGGGTCCCCATAGCGTGTGACTTGGGATGGTGGGTACTTGGCCAACCAGGCATCCAGCTCAGCAGCAGGTGTAGTGCGGGCATCGAACACCAGCCAGGGGTCCATGTCAGCTGCCATGGCCTCAGCAGCCAAGTGCTCAGCAGTGAAGCCATCCTCGCGGCCACCCGGAGAGTCCTCCTCCTCCAGTTCCTCACCTGGCTCCATCCTGCTATGAGGGAACGGAATCAGGGCAGGTCTGAGACAACTAAGGCTTACTGGGTCCCAGCAGGTACAAAGTACTACACTAAactgtgtggccttgggcaagACTAAATGTCGCTGTCCCTCATCTTTACAATGAAATAACAACCGATCCTGTCCAGTAGACTTGTTGTGAGAATGAAATGCCTGATTTGGAGTGGGCCCCACATAAGCTATTGTTATTACTACTCTCATCGCTTACAGACCAGGTAAGCTCAGCGAAAagggacttgcccaaggtcacacctgTAGTGAGTGGCTGAGAAGGAATGTGAATTCAGGTGTGGGAgcaagcagccccagcaacacctcCTGTAGAGACCGGCTGGTATCCAAGAGGCTGCGATCTGATGGACAGAAGCAAAGAAGCACAGGTTCACGCAGCCCCCCAGGTAGGCCCAGGAGGGCGAGGCCTCCCGGGCGGACGTTCTCGGGACCACTTAAAGACTGGCACACAGAGGCCCTGAGAGGCCAGAGTGACCAGTCCGAGACCAATGGGCGGTGCCCGGACTCGAACCCGGGCTGGTTAGAACCTGCGGGAGAGCCAGGCTCTGGCGCTGCCGCGCCCGCCGCCATTAGCACCTTCGGCCCGAGAAGCGCCCCCGCTCCAGCCCTGCTGCTCCCGCCGCCCCGCAGTCACCTCCGTCCTTCGCTGCGTTCGGCGCCGGCCCAGCCTCGGGCCCGACTCCGCTCCTGCCGGGGCTCCGCGCCGCCGTCGCCGCCGCGCCCCGCCCCCGCCACggcagccgccgccgccgccatctTAGCGCCCCGCCGCCTCAACAACAACTTTATAGACAAGCGCAACCACGGGGCGGGGCCACCAGGCCGGACTGGCCGGCTGCGGGGCGGGgccagaggggaggggcggggccgACCACGGGGCGGGGCCACTGCTGGAACCCAGGGGGCGTGGgtctacgggggcgt
Encoded proteins:
- the C2H11orf68 gene encoding UPF0696 protein C11orf68 homolog isoform X2, which encodes MAAAAAAVAGAGRGGDGGAEPRQERSRARGWAGAERSEGRRMEPGEELEEEDSPGGREDGFTAEHLAAEAMAADMDPWLVFDARTTPAAELDAWLAKYPPSQVTRYGDPGSPNSEPVGWIAAYGQGYTPNSGDVQGLQAAWEALQTSGRPVTPGTLRQLAITHHVLSGKWLIHLAPGFKLDHAWAGIARAVVEGRLQVAKVSPRAKEGGRQVICVYTDDFTDRLGVLEADSAIRAAGIKCLLTYKPDVYTYLGIYRANRWHLCPTLYESRFQLGGNSRGSRVLDRANNVELT
- the C2H11orf68 gene encoding UPF0696 protein C11orf68 homolog isoform X1, giving the protein MAAAAAAVAGAGRGGDGGAEPRQERSRARGWAGAERSEGRSRMEPGEELEEEDSPGGREDGFTAEHLAAEAMAADMDPWLVFDARTTPAAELDAWLAKYPPSQVTRYGDPGSPNSEPVGWIAAYGQGYTPNSGDVQGLQAAWEALQTSGRPVTPGTLRQLAITHHVLSGKWLIHLAPGFKLDHAWAGIARAVVEGRLQVAKVSPRAKEGGRQVICVYTDDFTDRLGVLEADSAIRAAGIKCLLTYKPDVYTYLGIYRANRWHLCPTLYESRFQLGGNSRGSRVLDRANNVELT